From a region of the Podarcis muralis chromosome 16, rPodMur119.hap1.1, whole genome shotgun sequence genome:
- the LOC144325877 gene encoding uncharacterized protein LOC144325877 — protein MSLYFICTLLPVATSVPPGSQCGDTPVEHFYLDRDLTDTNDFNALGDFDFCLSGTRNLIPHAFRPRLRNTQAWELIVRSASYAILGRAIYTLEDPWIRLVCHNGTYIQAEWGKVSRHYQPSEIGKGLWESYTDSMYYEHWTYGFYCTNQMATSTYQGICVRRFCCIWDLHTTSDWVGKAYLEGWLHPVGGGKTLEWDPEGPQRCGGIATDPMLLKSQDPVHPIGTAPRHVKLSEITPPPPARRLSTTNLSQCWICAHAPSHIDEGIPFISTPLTLDQYRSSYLLQRNLTFLKPSSQYIYLSGRTFGPVCKEFSGTGDHVGSSACNVTIKTDPEGLTTLVRNHSHTRSFKSLSDALTAVLTPFTREKPMPDLITAFRTGRIEKPLGGLFWICAQRAYTWVSIHMQGSCYLGHIHPGFRVTLALPDGRLRNRRSPIPTTRPQPKPNGETWLRALLPAYGTFSNHLDILRLADVLLQFMKESEATTRSVLTELTEVRKMSIQNRLCLDYLLSSQGGACKLIGTECCSFVSDQTLNITGHLDSIDSLTDTLKKIPHEGLSDWDPWSWLPQTSWLRELARGILIIFISLIVFLGLLCCCGQCIPILMSSFRSPLPHTPILAPLQPDHTLPEVLPMYHLGEGEYVAMDVRQ, from the coding sequence ATGTCCCTGTACTTCATCTGTACCCTCCTTCCAGTCGCCACCAGTGTACCGCCAGGGTCCCAGTGTGGAGACACCCCCGTGGAACACTTCTACCTTGATCGCGACCTTACTGACACCAACGATTTCAACGCCTTGGGAGATTTCGACTTCTGCCTGTCGGGCACTAGGAACCTGATTCCCCACGCCTTTCGACCACGACTCAGAAACACCCAAGCCTGGGAACTTATCGTCAGAAGCGCCTCCTATGCCATCCTGGGACGAGCCATATACACCCTTGAAGATCCATGGATCCGCTTGGTCTGTCACAATGGAACTTACATCCAAGCTGAATGGGGAAAAGTCAGCAGGCACTATCAACCCTCTGAAATCGGCAAAGGACTTTGGGAAAGCTACACGGATTCCATGTACTACGAACATTGGACTTATGGATTTTATTGCACCAATCAAATGGCTACTTCCACCTACCAAGGTATTTGCGTCCGAAGATTCTGCTGTATATGGGACCTGCACACAACTTCTGACTGGGTAGGAAAAGCGTATCTTGAAGGGTGGTTGCATCCTGTGGGTGGTGGAAAAACCTTAGAATGGGATCCTGAGGGACCGCAGCGATGTGGGGGAATAGCAACTGACCCAATGCTCCTCAAGTCCCAGGACCCTGTCCACCCCATAGGAACTGCCCCAAGACATGTTAAGCTCTCAGAaataacacctccccccccagCCCGCAGACTATCAACCACAAATCTTTCACAGTGCTGGATCTGTGCACACGCCCCGTCACACATTGATGAAGGGATACCCTTCATAAGCACACCCCTCACACTAGATCAATACAGATCTAGTTACCTGCTTCAACGCAACCTAACTTTCCTGAAACCCAGCTCCCAATATATTTATCTGAGTGGCCGAACCTTTGGACCAGTGTGCAAGGAGTTCTCGGGAACTGGAGACCATGTAGGCTCCAGTGCCTGTAATGTTACCATCAAAACTGACCCCGAGGGACTCACCACACTGGTTCGCAACCACTCCCACACCCGCTCATTCAAATCTCTCAGCGATGCTTTGACTGCAGTACTGACACCCTTCACTCGAGAGAAACCTATGCCAGACCTCATTACTGCCTTCCGCACTGGGCGTATAGAAAAGCCGCTGGGAGGACTATTTTGGATCTGTGCGCAAAGAGCTTATACGTGGGTCTCTATTCATATGCAGGGGTCCTGTTACCTCGGCCATATTCACCCAGGGTTCAGAGTTACCCTAGCTCTACCTGACGGCCGCTTGAGAAACAGGCGATCCCCCATTCCCACGACACGCCCACAGCCAAAACCAAATGGGGAAACGTGGCTCCGAGCCCTCCTCCCCGCTTATGGTACCTTCTCAAATCACCTAGACATTCTTAGGCTTGCTGATGTCCTGTTACAATTCATGAAAGAGTCAGAAGCCACTACACGTTCTGTCCTTACCGAGCTCACTGAAGTGCGCAAAATGTCCATTCAAAACCGTTTATGTCTGGACTATTTATTGTCATCCCAAGGAGGTGCTTGTAAACTAATCGGGACAGAATGCTGTTCCTTTGTGTCAGACCAGACCCTCAATATCACTGGACACCTTGACTCCATAGATTCCCTAACTGATACTCTGAAGAAGATCCCCCATGAAGGTCTTTCCGACTGGGATCCTTGGTCATGGCTACCTCAGACCTCTTGGCTCCGGGAATTAGCGAGAGGCATACTGATTATATTCATTTCCCTGATTGTCTTCCTTGGCCTCCTGTGCTGCTGCGGACAATGTATTCCTATCCTTATGTCCAGCTTCCGTTCACCCTTACCCCACACTCCCATTCTTGCACCCTTGCAACCCGATCACACCCTTCCCGAGGTCCTGCCAATGTATCACCTTGGAGAAGGAGAGTATGTAGCAATGGATGTGAGGCAATAA